The following are encoded together in the Manduca sexta isolate Smith_Timp_Sample1 chromosome 22, JHU_Msex_v1.0, whole genome shotgun sequence genome:
- the LOC119190192 gene encoding secreted RxLR effector protein 161-like, with protein sequence MQDANNIKTPMEISNGRKIERCDDEKAKNWPYRELIGSLMYLSVATRPDITNSVVKLAQFCNNPKQEDWIAAKRILRYLKGTINYGLVYKKTGEFVKGYCDADWGSCSINRRSFSGYVFILAGAGITWMSRKQRTVAASSCEAEYVSLAEAVKEGLYLQSLLNELGLERYASISLNADSRSAIFLAQDPVFHARSKHIDIKYHFVRRVLKDNKSISLGHVATTDMIADVLTKPLPSIKHYKCIDGIGLKSC encoded by the coding sequence atgcaAGAtgcgaataatattaaaacacctATGGAAATTAGTAATGGTAGAAAAATAGAACGATGTGATGATGAAAAGGCTAAAAATTGGCCATATCGAGAATTGATAGGCTCATTGATGTACCTAAGTGTTGCGACGAGGCCTGATATCACAAATTCTGTGGTAAAACTGGCACAATTCTGTAACAATCCTAAGCAAGAAGACTGGATAGCGGCAAAACGGATTTTACGCTATTTGAAAGGAACAATAAACTACGGACTGGTGTATAAGAAAACTGGTGAGTTCGTGAAAGGATACTGCGATGCAGATTGGGGGAGTTGTTCTATAAACAGACGGTCATTTTCgggatatgtttttattttagctggTGCTGGCATCACGTGGATGTCGCGTAAACAACGAACTGTTGCAGCATCCAGCTGCGAGGCGGAGTATGTCAGTCTTGCGGAAGCTGTTAAGGAAGGATTGTACCTACAAAGTTTACTCAACGAATTGGGGCTTGAAAGGTATGCGTCCATATCCCTTAATGCCGATAGTAGATCTGCGATTTTCCTTGCCCAAGATCCTGTGTTTCATGCTAGGAGCAAACACatcgatattaaatatcattttgttagGAGGGttctaaaagataataaaagtataagtttGGGACATGTAGCCACTACCGATATGATAGCAGATGTATTAACAAAACCGCTGCCTagcattaaacattataaatgtatagacGGTATAGGTCTTAAATCTTGTTAA
- the LOC115442645 gene encoding uncharacterized protein LOC115442645 → MNQKQRNTKMITTRKKARPIVGLNRLQENKNLQALRNITKTDSEETQEEYEANVSFKSQVERFIEISKYFSNPFRKTASYICENQLVTYPSSFRIEYKRGGITTEHIKFCNLTLEPVYVKLFKLIPDLEQLKFINLSLSRSNRIPPGLSFSLGFVYDDVNEKPSCNAKMIFVALRKTTTPCYQICEIDLLIDAQKNRLVTI, encoded by the coding sequence atgaatcaaAAACAAAGGAATACAAAAATGATCACAACACGAAAGAAGGCGCGGCCAATAGTCGGTTTAAACAGGcttcaagaaaataaaaatcttcagGCACTTAGAAACATAACGAAAACCGACTCGGAGGAAACACAGGAAGAATACGAAGCCAACGTTTCATTTAAGTCCCAGGTAGAGAGATTCATTGAAATATCGAAATACTTCTCCAATCCATTTCGAAAAACTGCGTCATACATTTGCGAGAATCAGCTAGTGACGTATCCGAGCTCCTTCAGGATTGAATACAAGCGGGGCGGTATCACTACAGAACACATAAAATTCTGCAATCTCACATTGGAGCCAGTTTacgtaaaactttttaaattgattCCCGATTTGGAGCAACTCAAGTTCATAAATTTGTCTCTATCGCGCAGCAACAGAATACCGCCAGGATTATCGTTTAGTTTGGGTTTCGTGTACGATGACGTAAATGAGAAGCCTTCGTGTAATGCTAAAATGATCTTTGTTGCCTTGAGAAAAACAACTACTCCGTGCTATCAGATTTGTGAGATTGATCTTCTTATAGATGCACAAAAAAATCGCCTGGTAACGATTTAG